One Setaria viridis chromosome 7, Setaria_viridis_v4.0, whole genome shotgun sequence genomic region harbors:
- the LOC117864566 gene encoding uncharacterized protein, producing the protein MQAYPLGQIDISVMFGDHANFHTEVLTFEVVDFPGSYHTILERPCYAKFMAVPNYTYLKLKMPGPNGVITMGSTFSHTYTCDHEHYKLATSIVNSAELPKLVNTAAPAIPDYNEPTSMSAFHPIEETKVVEVDPSDPTMMVRIRIKLPTK; encoded by the coding sequence ATGCAGGCGTACCCGCTTGGGCAAATCGACATCTCTGTCATGTTTGGAGACCACGCCAACTTCCACACAGAGGTCCtgaccttcgaggtggtggactTCCCAGGGTCCTACCACACCATCCTGGAGCGTCCATGctatgccaagttcatggcagtccccaactacacctacctcaagctgaaGATGCCGGGACCGAACGGCGTCATCACCATGGGTAGCACCTTCTCGCACACTTACACATGCGACCACGAGCACTACAAGCTCGCCACCAGCATCGTCAACAGTGCCGAGCTCCCGAAGCTCGTGAACACGGCGGCACCGGCCATCCCCGACTACAACGAGCCAACCTCCATGAGCGCCTTCCATCCGATCGAGGAAACCAAGGTGGTGGAGGTCGACCCCAGCGACCCAACCATGATGGTGCGGATCAGGATCAAGCTCCCAACCAAATAG